The Allochromatium tepidum genome has a window encoding:
- a CDS encoding four-carbon acid sugar kinase family protein, with translation MNDSPTTKIIAIDDDPTGCQTVHSCLLLTRWDVETLVEALNDESSLFFVLSNTRGLDAAQAATVTREICVNLRAALDRLAGDGQPIRPLIVSRSDSTLRGHYPVETDVIAEELGPFDAHFLVPAFFEGGRITRDGVHYLLVDGRPVPVNETEFARDSVFGFTHAFLPDYVAEKTGGRIQAGEVERFGLDEVRGEIGARLLSLSGNRCCVVDAERQADLDGFARQVLAAVGEGKRFLFRSAASLLTAFAALPPQPVAARSMSAYVRGGRPGVVLVGSHVAKSSRQLQTLIETTDVVPVEIDLERLVQDEEGLFETIIDRLETAQHESRNLVLYTSRGERRFPTTAERLAFGERVSGFLVRIVRNLPRETGFLIGKGGITSNDTLSQGLALRTARVLGQILPGCPVVCCPADHPRLPELPVVIFPGNVGDDASLAEVYRILTA, from the coding sequence ATGAACGATTCTCCTACGACCAAGATCATCGCCATCGACGACGACCCGACCGGCTGTCAGACGGTGCATTCCTGTCTGCTGCTGACGCGCTGGGATGTGGAGACGCTCGTCGAGGCGCTGAACGACGAGTCATCCCTATTCTTCGTGTTGAGCAACACGCGCGGTCTGGATGCTGCGCAGGCCGCGACCGTGACGCGCGAGATCTGCGTCAATCTGCGTGCGGCGCTCGATCGGCTCGCGGGGGATGGGCAGCCGATCCGGCCGTTGATCGTCAGCCGTTCGGATTCGACGCTGCGCGGTCACTATCCGGTCGAGACCGATGTCATCGCCGAGGAGCTTGGCCCCTTCGATGCGCATTTCCTGGTGCCGGCCTTCTTCGAGGGCGGACGGATCACGCGCGATGGGGTGCATTATCTGCTGGTCGACGGCCGGCCGGTGCCGGTCAACGAGACCGAATTCGCGCGCGATTCGGTCTTCGGTTTCACGCACGCCTTTCTGCCCGATTATGTGGCGGAGAAGACCGGCGGGCGCATCCAGGCCGGCGAGGTCGAGCGTTTCGGTCTGGACGAGGTGCGGGGCGAGATCGGCGCGCGCCTGCTGAGCCTGAGCGGGAACCGCTGCTGTGTGGTCGATGCCGAGCGTCAGGCCGATCTCGACGGCTTCGCGCGTCAGGTGCTCGCGGCGGTGGGGGAGGGCAAGCGTTTTCTGTTTCGCAGCGCGGCCAGTCTCCTGACCGCCTTTGCCGCCCTGCCGCCGCAGCCGGTCGCGGCACGGTCCATGTCGGCCTATGTGCGCGGCGGACGACCCGGCGTGGTGCTGGTCGGCTCGCATGTGGCCAAGTCGAGCCGGCAGTTGCAGACCCTGATCGAGACGACCGACGTGGTGCCGGTCGAGATCGATCTGGAGCGTCTGGTTCAGGACGAGGAGGGGCTGTTCGAGACGATCATCGACCGTCTGGAGACGGCCCAGCACGAGAGCCGTAATCTGGTGCTCTATACCAGCCGCGGCGAGCGCCGGTTTCCGACCACGGCCGAGCGTCTGGCCTTCGGCGAGCGGGTCTCGGGCTTTCTGGTGCGGATCGTCCGGAACCTGCCGCGCGAGACCGGTTTCCTGATCGGCAAGGGCGGCATCACCTCGAACGACACCCTCAGTCAGGGGCTGGCGCTACGCACGGCGCGCGTGCTCGGCCAGATCCTGCCCGGCTGTCCGGTGGTGTGCTGTCCGGCCGATCATCCGCGCCTGCCCGAGCTGCCGGTGGTCATCTTTCCGGGCAACGTCGGCGATGATGCCTCACTGGCCGAGGTCTATCGCATCCTGACCGC